In the Malaya genurostris strain Urasoe2022 chromosome 1, Malgen_1.1, whole genome shotgun sequence genome, one interval contains:
- the LOC131434505 gene encoding mediator of RNA polymerase II transcription subunit 7 has translation MANADTIQVSSLPLPPAQYINLYTDENIRKNRAPKPPLPIQDAYTMFGNPFSNDDNIIRPLEAQGFKRLYPQHFDRRKELKKLNHSLLVNFLDLIDLLVHYPDSPRRAEKIEDLSLLFVHIHHLLNEFRPHQARETLRVMMELQKRQRIETTQRFQNHLEKVREMVKNAFASLPDLTESDRLAGTAEPMDTGDDDDTAKGRGEGCHPLDRLMCELVDNM, from the exons ATGGCCAACGCGGACACCATCCAAGTGAGCTCGCTTCCCCTTCCACCGGCCCAGTACATCAATCTATACACCGACGAAAATATCCGGAAAAATCGGGCCCCTAAGCCTCCGCTGCCGATTCAAGATGCCTACACGATGTtcggtaatccgttcagtaatgaTGACAATATTATCCGACCGCTGGAGGCGCAAGGTTTCAAACGGCTGTACCCGCAGCATTTCGATAGACGGAAGGAACTTAAAAAGTTGAATCATTCACTATTGGTCAATTTTCTGGATCTGATTGATTTGTTGGTACACTATCCGGATAGTCCACGAAGAGCTGAAAAG ATTGAGGATCTTAGTCTGCTGTTCGTGCACATTCATCATTTGTTAAATGAATTCCGCCCGCATCAGGCACGGGAAACACTACGGGTTATGATGGAGCTGCAAAAGCGTCAGCGGATAGAAACCACACAGCGCTTTCAGAACCATCTGGAAAAGGTACGGGAAATGGTAAAAAATGCTTTCGCATCGTTGCCGGATCTCACCGAATCGGACCGGTTAGCTGGAACGGCTGAACCAATGGACACCGGTGACGATGATGACACAGCGAAAGGCCGTGGGGAAGGGTGCCACCCACTGGATCGTCTTATGTGCGAACTGGTAGATAATATGTAA
- the LOC131434494 gene encoding uncharacterized protein LOC131434494 produces MSRSKVAPLKQLSIPRLELQGAVLGARLVRTIHDNHSFIINKQFIWTDSQTVLSWIRSDQRRYKQFVGFRIGEILSLTKLTEWYWVPTKLNVADQLTKWSKDLELLSNSSWVTGPRFLYLDEEDWPKKNMPPANTTEELRVHLLLHDTVIAESLIDFRRFSKWTVLVRTMAMVCRFLTNCKKKSKGVPIETIKATSNQQRMLIKHSVRSIRVPLQQHEYQKAERSLLKSAQIEAYKDELKVLLHNKGRPINEWLKIEKTSVMYRLTPLVEEDGLIRMEGRAANAEMLPFDLRFPIIVPDDHPISILIVHHFHEKFGHGYRETVKNELKQRYHIPKVNAVIRKVSSACLWCKVHRNRPRAPRMAPLPIQRLTPNIRPFSHVGVDYFGPFEVTVGRRKEKRWVVLFTCLVVRAVHVEVAHSLTTESCLMAIRRFVCRRGPPSEFFSDNGTNLRGASKEVIGMVQAIGLDCAEAFTSARTKWTFNPPATPHMGGAWERLVRSIKDALETLNDGRRMTDEILQTSIIEAEEMVNSRPLIYSSEQSSEAEALTPNNFLRGVSPNEPHATPPPVNAAEALRNSYKRSQQVAEDMWKRWIKEYIPSVNQRTKWFEESKPLKVGDLVYVVEGTNRRSWIRGIVEKPIVSSDGRIRQAWVRTKSGVFKRAAVNLAVLEITGGNTGT; encoded by the coding sequence ATGAGCCGTTCGAAGGTGGCCCCACTAAAGCAATTATCGATTCCAAGGCTGGAACTTCAAGGTGCAGTGTTAGGAGCTCGCTTAGTACGAACGATACATGATAATCACAGCTtcataataaacaaacagttcattTGGACCGACTCGCAGACGGTCTTGTCTTGGATTCGCTCTGACCAACGCAGATACAAGCAGTTTGTCGGGTTTAGGATTGGAGAGATCTTGAGTCTTACGAAGCTGACAGAATGGTACTGggtaccaacaaaattgaacgtggCGGACCAGCTAACCAAATGGAGCAAAGACTTAGAGCTACTTTCGAATAGCTCATGGGTTACAGGTCCAAGATTTTTGTACCTAGACGAGGAAGATTGGCCGAAGAAGAACATGCCGCCAGCAAATACAACGGAAGAGTTGCGGGTCCATTTACTTTTGCACGATACAGTCATCGCAGAGAGTTTAATCGATTTCCGTCGTTTTTCTAAGTGGACAGTACTTGTAAGAACCATGGCTATGGTGTGTCGATTTCTAactaattgcaaaaaaaagtcCAAGGGAGTGCCGATAGAAACAATTAAAGCAACGTCAAATCAACAAAGAATGCTCATCAAACATAGTGTTCGATCAATTCGTGTACCCTTACAGCAGCATGAATATCAAAAGGCGGAACGATCACTGTTGAAATCAGCGCAAATCGAGGCTTACAAAGACGAGTTGAAAGTTTTATTGCATAACAAGGGTCGGCCAATAAACGAGTGGctgaaaatagaaaaaacaaGTGTGATGTACAGGCTGACACCTCTGGTCGAAGAAGACGGTTTGATTCGCATGGAAGGGCGTGCAGCGAATGCGGAGATGCTCCCGTTTGATTTACGTTTTCCAATAATCGTACCGGATGATCATCCGATTTCGATTCTGATAGTACACCATTTTCATGAAAAGTTTGGTCATGGGTATCGGGAAACCGTTAAGAACGAATTGAAACAGCGATACCACATTCCGAAAGTCAACGCTGTAATCCGCAAAGTCTCATCAGCCTGTTTATGGTGTAAAGTTCACCGTAATCGACCTCGTGCTCCACGGATGGCTCCATTACCGATACAAAGATTAACTCCGAATATTCGACCTTTCAGTCATGTTGGAGTTGATTACTTTGGTCCATTTGAGGTAACGGTCGGTCGCAGAAAGGAGAAACGATGGGTAGTATTGTTCACCTGCCTGGTAGTCAGAGCCGTTCACGTAGAAGTGGCGCACAGCTTGACAACGGAGTCATGTTTAATGGCGATTCGACGGTTTGTGTGCCGTAGAGGACCTCCCAGTGAGTTTTTCTCGGATAACGGCACAAATTTACGAGGAGCTAGCAAAGAAGTGATTGGCATGGTACAAGCCATCGGATTAGACTGTGCTGAGGCATTCACGAGCGCAAGAACAAAATGGACTTTTAACCCACCCGCTACACCACACATGGGTGGAGCGTGGGAACGGCTTGTTCGGTCCATAAAAGATGCTCTAGAAACGCTAAACGACGGACGGCGCATGACTGATGAGATTTTGCAGACATCCATTATTGAAGCGGAAGAGATGGTTAATTCTCGTCCACTCATCTACAGTTCAGAGCAATCGTCGGAAGCGGAAGCGCTCACaccaaataattttcttcgaggtGTTTCCCCGAACGAACCACATGCAACACCACCTCCGGTAAATGCGGCTGAAGCGCTGCGAAATTCCTACAAACGGTCTCAGCAAGTTGCTGAAGATATGTGGAAGCGGTGGATAAAGGAGTACATTCCATCAGTGAATCAGAGAACAAAATGGTTTGAGGAGTCAAAGCCATTGAAAGTAGGAGATTTAGTCTACGTTGTCGAAGGTACAAATCGGAGGTCATGGATTCGCGGTATAGTAGAGAAACCGATAGTCTCCAGTGATGGCAGAATACGTCAAGCCTGGGTACGCACCAAGAGCGGTGTCTTCAAACGCGCGGCAGTGAACCTAGCGGTGTTGGAGATCACTGGTGGTAACACTGGTACTTGA